The following proteins come from a genomic window of Burkholderia stabilis:
- a CDS encoding RBBP9/YdeN family alpha/beta hydrolase: protein MTLATTPTILIVPGLRDHVEDHWQTHLERRLPNARSVAPLEADKLSRAARVAALDAALAAIDGPVILVAHSAGVMIAVHWARQATRAIHGALLAAPADLDAPMPDGYPTPDAIDAHGWTPVPTERLPFPSIVAASRNDPLARFERAEALAVGWGSKLVDLGEVGHLNPASGYGEWHDAERLIGEVAALGESHSGLTD, encoded by the coding sequence ATGACCCTGGCGACCACGCCCACCATCCTGATCGTGCCCGGCTTGCGCGATCACGTCGAAGACCACTGGCAGACGCACCTCGAACGACGCCTGCCGAATGCGCGCTCCGTCGCACCGCTCGAAGCCGACAAACTGAGCCGCGCCGCGCGCGTCGCGGCACTCGACGCGGCGCTGGCCGCGATCGACGGCCCGGTGATCCTCGTGGCGCACAGCGCGGGCGTGATGATCGCCGTGCATTGGGCGCGGCAGGCCACGCGCGCGATCCACGGCGCGCTGCTCGCGGCGCCCGCCGATCTCGATGCGCCGATGCCCGACGGCTATCCGACGCCCGATGCGATCGACGCGCACGGCTGGACGCCCGTGCCGACCGAGCGGCTGCCGTTCCCGAGCATCGTCGCCGCGAGCCGCAACGATCCGCTCGCGCGCTTCGAGCGTGCCGAGGCGCTGGCGGTGGGGTGGGGCAGCAAACTCGTCGATCTCGGCGAGGTCGGGCACCTGAACCCGGCGTCCGGGTATGGCGAATGGCATGACGCGGAACGGCTGATCGGGGAAGTGGCGGCGCTCGGAGAAAGTCATTCCGGCTTGACGGATTGA
- a CDS encoding ABC transporter permease produces MATDDHAARTWPPKHDSPDARPVNAMRPQKMRTHVAGRVWKALVWGLMAFFLLNVMLLIATVAVNSVATRWFGTPLPQGFTLRWYAKAWEDFQLASVLWVTVEVVGAVVLLSIALGVPAAYALARVQFRGKRFALLVFLLPLMVPPVTYGIPMATVMYKVGLAGTLPGVILANLVPALPFVILVMTPFIEQIDPNLEAAARIFGANTWRYFRYVLLPLLVPGMLAAGLLVLVRTIGMFELTFFTAGPSTQTLVVALYYAVFSTGVRAPQSIDAMAMIYMAITLVWVVIALQFVSPTQLVSRVKQERQ; encoded by the coding sequence ATGGCGACCGACGATCATGCTGCCCGAACCTGGCCGCCGAAGCACGACTCGCCCGATGCGCGCCCCGTCAACGCGATGAGGCCGCAGAAGATGCGCACCCATGTGGCCGGCCGCGTGTGGAAGGCACTCGTGTGGGGGCTGATGGCGTTCTTCCTGCTGAACGTGATGCTGCTGATCGCGACCGTCGCGGTGAACTCGGTGGCGACGCGCTGGTTCGGCACGCCGCTGCCGCAGGGTTTCACGCTGCGCTGGTATGCGAAGGCATGGGAGGACTTCCAGCTCGCGAGCGTGCTGTGGGTGACCGTCGAGGTTGTCGGCGCGGTCGTGCTGCTGTCGATCGCGCTCGGCGTGCCGGCCGCCTATGCGCTCGCGCGCGTGCAGTTTCGCGGCAAGCGCTTCGCGCTGCTGGTGTTCCTGCTGCCGCTGATGGTGCCGCCGGTCACGTACGGGATTCCGATGGCGACCGTGATGTACAAGGTCGGGCTCGCCGGCACGCTGCCGGGCGTGATCCTCGCGAACCTCGTGCCGGCGCTGCCGTTCGTGATTCTCGTGATGACGCCGTTCATCGAGCAGATCGATCCGAATCTCGAAGCCGCCGCGCGCATCTTCGGCGCGAACACGTGGCGCTATTTCCGTTACGTGCTGCTGCCGCTGCTCGTGCCCGGCATGCTCGCGGCGGGGCTGCTCGTGCTGGTGCGCACGATCGGGATGTTCGAGCTGACGTTCTTCACCGCAGGCCCGAGCACGCAGACGCTCGTCGTCGCGCTGTATTACGCGGTGTTCTCGACCGGCGTGCGCGCGCCGCAGTCGATCGACGCGATGGCGATGATCTACATGGCCATCACGCTCGTGTGGGTCGTGATCGCGCTGCAGTTCGTGAGCCCGACGCAGCTCGTCAGCCGCGTGAAGCAGGAGCGGCAGTAG
- a CDS encoding ABC transporter permease, producing the protein MSTLAAGTPRDAKAWLVTPALAFIVALFIYPFAYGLVLSFQPMNGGGALANYVQFFTDTAMWPTVLVTLKLAVPATLINVGISVPVAFALRRHSPYQKFVTTLLVIPVTLGTVLVADGMLTYFGPNGWFPQALQGLHLYTDEVRLTHNYWGVLLSLIVSGFPFAFLLMLSYISGIDPTLARAAATLGANPWQQFRQIYLPLLVPGLTMAACLSFVQAFSVFPSAVLLGAPAGPTRVISIAAAEAAFESYDYSLASAIAIVMGFVQLLVVASMLGARRFFYTGAVTGGKG; encoded by the coding sequence ATGAGCACGCTCGCGGCCGGCACGCCGCGCGACGCGAAGGCATGGCTCGTCACGCCCGCGCTCGCGTTCATCGTCGCGCTGTTCATCTATCCGTTCGCGTACGGCCTCGTGCTGTCGTTCCAGCCGATGAACGGCGGCGGCGCGCTCGCGAACTACGTGCAGTTCTTCACCGACACCGCGATGTGGCCGACCGTGCTCGTCACGCTGAAGCTCGCGGTGCCGGCGACGCTGATCAACGTCGGCATCTCGGTGCCCGTCGCGTTCGCGCTGCGCCGCCACTCGCCGTACCAGAAGTTCGTCACGACGCTGCTCGTGATTCCGGTCACGCTCGGCACGGTGCTCGTCGCCGACGGGATGCTCACGTACTTCGGGCCGAACGGCTGGTTCCCGCAGGCGCTGCAGGGGCTGCACCTGTACACGGACGAAGTGCGCCTCACGCACAACTACTGGGGCGTGCTGCTGTCGCTGATCGTGTCGGGCTTTCCGTTCGCGTTTCTGCTGATGCTGTCGTACATCAGCGGCATCGACCCGACGCTCGCGCGCGCGGCGGCCACGCTCGGCGCGAACCCTTGGCAGCAGTTCCGGCAGATCTACCTGCCGTTGCTCGTGCCGGGGCTCACGATGGCCGCGTGCCTGTCGTTCGTGCAGGCGTTCTCGGTGTTTCCGTCGGCCGTGCTGCTCGGCGCGCCGGCCGGGCCGACGCGCGTGATCTCGATCGCGGCGGCCGAAGCCGCGTTCGAAAGCTACGACTATTCGCTCGCGTCGGCGATCGCGATCGTGATGGGCTTCGTGCAGCTGCTGGTGGTCGCGTCGATGCTCGGCGCGCGCCGCTTCTTCTATACGGGCGCGGTCACGGGAGGCAAGGGCTGA
- a CDS encoding CaiB/BaiF CoA transferase family protein, with product MTRPLDGIRVLELGQLIAGPFAGRMLAEFGADVIKVEPPGLGDPLRKWRLLHDGTSVWWAAQSRNKTSLTLDLRTPEGQDVVRRLVAETDVLIENFRPGTLEGWGLGWDALSAINPGLVMLRVSGFGQTGPYRDRPGFGVIAEAMGGLRHLTGEPGRTPVRVGISLGDSLSALHGVIGVLLALRHREQQGGKGQVVDVALYESVFNMMESLLPEYAAFGAVREPAGSSLPGIAPTNAYRCRDGKYALIAGNGDSIFRRLMELIGRPDLGNDPALAHNDGRVAQVERIDAAIGAWSAHHDLDDVLAALNDARIPSGRIYDIADIAADPHYRARDMIVDAALPDGTPVLVPGIVPKLGATPGRIERAAPALGADTDAVLESIGIDAETRGDWRSRGVI from the coding sequence ATGACGCGACCCCTGGACGGCATCCGCGTGCTGGAACTCGGCCAACTGATCGCCGGGCCGTTCGCGGGCCGGATGCTCGCCGAATTCGGCGCGGACGTGATCAAGGTCGAGCCGCCCGGCCTCGGCGACCCGTTGCGCAAATGGCGGCTGCTGCACGACGGCACGTCGGTGTGGTGGGCCGCGCAATCGCGCAACAAGACCTCGCTCACGCTCGACCTGCGCACGCCTGAAGGGCAGGACGTCGTGCGCCGCCTCGTCGCGGAAACCGACGTGCTGATCGAGAACTTCCGGCCCGGCACGCTCGAAGGCTGGGGGCTCGGCTGGGACGCGCTGTCCGCAATCAACCCGGGGCTCGTGATGCTGCGCGTGTCGGGCTTCGGGCAGACGGGCCCGTATCGCGATCGTCCCGGCTTCGGCGTGATCGCCGAGGCGATGGGCGGCCTGCGTCACCTGACCGGCGAACCGGGCCGCACGCCCGTGCGCGTCGGCATTTCGCTCGGCGATTCGTTGTCGGCGCTGCACGGCGTGATTGGCGTGCTGCTGGCGCTGCGGCATCGCGAACAGCAGGGCGGCAAGGGGCAGGTCGTCGACGTCGCACTGTACGAATCCGTGTTCAACATGATGGAAAGCCTGCTGCCCGAATACGCGGCGTTCGGCGCGGTGCGCGAGCCGGCCGGCAGCAGCCTGCCCGGCATCGCGCCGACCAACGCGTACCGCTGCCGCGACGGCAAGTACGCGCTGATCGCCGGCAACGGCGACAGCATTTTCCGGCGTTTGATGGAGTTGATCGGCCGGCCCGATCTCGGCAACGATCCCGCGCTCGCGCACAACGACGGGCGCGTCGCGCAGGTCGAGCGCATCGACGCGGCAATCGGCGCGTGGAGCGCGCATCACGACCTCGACGACGTGCTGGCGGCGCTGAACGACGCGCGCATTCCGTCCGGGCGCATCTACGACATCGCGGACATCGCGGCCGATCCGCATTACCGCGCCCGCGACATGATCGTCGACGCCGCGCTGCCCGACGGCACGCCCGTGCTGGTGCCGGGCATCGTGCCGAAACTCGGCGCGACGCCCGGGCGCATCGAGCGCGCGGCGCCCGCGCTCGGCGCGGATACCGACGCGGTGCTCGAATCGATCGGCATCGATGCCGAGACGCGCGGCGA
- a CDS encoding IS5-like element ISBmu2 family transposase — MKRQIGFAEAEIAGKKRVTRRQRFLEEMEKVVPWQRLLSAIEPHYPKGTRGRPPIGLERMLRIYFVQQWYGLSDEGLEDALYDSITLRAFAGIDLAIENVPDATTLLKFRRLLIEHELTRKLFDEIGISLCERGLMMKEGTLVDATIIEAPPSTKNAGKSRDPEMHQTKKGNEWHFGMKAHIGVDADSGLIHSVVGTAANVSDVSQAHALLHGHEEQVFADAGYIGVDKREEMAGKAVKWHVAARRGKIKAMQEGALKDLVIALERTKAQIRSRVEHPFHIVKNLFQHRKTRYKGLAKNTAQLFSLFALANLVIARNLLRSVHGSSPSCV, encoded by the coding sequence ATGAAGAGGCAGATCGGCTTCGCGGAAGCGGAAATTGCAGGCAAGAAGCGAGTGACGAGGCGCCAACGCTTCCTGGAAGAGATGGAGAAGGTCGTTCCGTGGCAGCGCTTGCTGTCGGCCATCGAACCGCACTATCCGAAGGGCACGCGAGGTCGCCCGCCGATTGGCCTTGAGCGGATGCTGCGAATCTACTTCGTGCAACAGTGGTACGGACTGTCGGACGAAGGACTGGAAGACGCGCTGTATGACAGCATCACGCTGCGAGCCTTCGCCGGCATCGATCTGGCGATCGAGAACGTGCCTGATGCAACCACGCTGTTGAAGTTCCGGCGCCTGCTGATCGAACACGAACTGACACGGAAGTTGTTCGACGAGATTGGCATCTCGCTGTGCGAGCGTGGGCTGATGATGAAGGAAGGCACGCTGGTTGACGCGACGATCATTGAAGCGCCGCCGTCGACCAAGAATGCCGGGAAGAGCCGTGACCCGGAAATGCATCAAACGAAGAAGGGCAACGAATGGCACTTTGGCATGAAAGCCCACATTGGCGTCGACGCCGACTCGGGCCTGATTCACAGTGTGGTTGGCACGGCGGCCAACGTGTCGGATGTATCGCAAGCTCATGCCCTGCTGCACGGGCATGAAGAGCAGGTGTTCGCCGACGCGGGCTACATTGGCGTCGACAAGCGCGAGGAAATGGCGGGCAAGGCCGTGAAGTGGCACGTCGCTGCCAGGCGGGGAAAGATCAAGGCGATGCAAGAAGGAGCGCTGAAGGACCTGGTGATCGCGCTCGAGCGAACCAAGGCGCAGATCCGTTCGCGGGTTGAGCATCCGTTTCATATCGTCAAGAATCTGTTTCAGCATCGCAAGACCCGATACAAGGGCTTGGCCAAGAACACCGCGCAACTGTTCAGCCTGTTCGCTCTGGCGAATCTGGTGATTGCGCGAAATCTGTTGCGATCGGTCCATGGGAGCAGTCCGTCATGCGTATGA
- a CDS encoding MFS transporter — translation MLIHHVEPSLQDRAATERRAPAYAWLVFGLTVGLLLSDYMSRQVLNAVFPLLKHAWGLSDTQLGSLSGVVALLVGLLTFPLSVLADRFGRVRSIVLMAALWSVATLGCALSTNSAEMLVSRGLVGLGEAAYGSVGVALILSIFPARLRATLTGAFMAGGAFGSVFGMALGGLVGAHLGWRWSFGVMAALGIVLLVAYRCVVTERRLEACRVEPCRRAAGAPRDLRGSVRALMSGLFASRSVVCAYIGSGLHLFVPGALFAWLPSYLNRYYAMAPDRAAVLAAGFVLLSGVGMVGCGVLTDRVGRADGSRKWLTAIAYCVVTGVCLAVAFRLPPGPLQLALICAGMLVGAGASGASGAMVANLTPAAIHASAFATLTLANNLLGMAPGPLLTGWVADRAGLVGALQWIPVVPLAAAVLLAIGRASYAADLARVERERRATHFS, via the coding sequence ATGTTGATTCATCATGTCGAGCCGTCGCTGCAGGATCGGGCGGCCACCGAGCGGCGCGCGCCCGCGTATGCGTGGCTCGTGTTCGGGCTGACCGTCGGGCTATTGCTGTCGGACTACATGTCGCGGCAGGTGCTCAACGCCGTGTTTCCGCTGCTCAAGCACGCGTGGGGGCTGTCGGACACGCAGCTCGGTTCGTTGAGCGGGGTCGTCGCGCTGCTGGTCGGGCTGCTGACGTTTCCGCTGTCGGTGCTCGCCGACCGCTTCGGACGCGTGCGCAGCATCGTACTGATGGCCGCGTTGTGGAGCGTCGCGACGCTCGGCTGCGCGCTGTCGACCAACTCCGCCGAAATGCTCGTGTCGCGCGGCCTCGTCGGGCTCGGCGAAGCCGCGTACGGCAGCGTCGGCGTCGCGCTGATCCTCAGCATCTTTCCGGCGCGGCTGCGCGCGACGCTGACCGGCGCGTTCATGGCCGGCGGCGCCTTCGGCTCCGTGTTCGGGATGGCGCTCGGCGGCTTGGTCGGCGCGCATCTCGGCTGGCGCTGGTCGTTCGGCGTGATGGCCGCGCTCGGCATCGTGCTGCTCGTCGCGTATCGCTGCGTGGTCACCGAACGGCGACTCGAGGCATGCCGCGTCGAACCGTGCCGGCGCGCCGCCGGTGCGCCGCGCGACCTGCGCGGCAGCGTGCGCGCGCTGATGTCGGGACTGTTCGCGTCGCGCTCGGTGGTATGCGCCTATATCGGCAGCGGGCTGCACCTGTTCGTGCCCGGCGCACTGTTCGCGTGGCTGCCGAGCTACCTGAACCGCTACTACGCGATGGCGCCCGACCGCGCCGCCGTGCTTGCCGCCGGCTTCGTGCTGCTGTCGGGCGTCGGGATGGTCGGCTGCGGTGTCTTGACCGACCGCGTCGGCCGGGCCGACGGCTCGCGCAAATGGCTGACCGCGATCGCGTATTGCGTGGTCACGGGCGTCTGCCTCGCGGTCGCGTTCCGGCTGCCGCCCGGGCCGCTGCAGCTCGCGTTGATCTGCGCGGGCATGCTGGTCGGCGCGGGCGCATCCGGCGCATCGGGCGCGATGGTCGCGAACCTGACGCCGGCCGCGATCCACGCGTCGGCGTTCGCGACGCTCACGCTCGCCAACAACCTGCTCGGCATGGCGCCAGGCCCGCTGCTGACGGGGTGGGTCGCCGATCGCGCCGGGCTCGTCGGCGCACTGCAATGGATTCCCGTCGTGCCGCTCGCGGCCGCCGTGCTGCTCGCGATCGGACGCGCAAGCTATGCGGCCGATCTCGCGCGCGTCGAACGCGAACGGCGCGCGACACACTTTTCCTGA
- a CDS encoding type II toxin-antitoxin system death-on-curing family toxin — translation MLDLDYVITIHDEIIRDLGGLGGFAHAGRGGVEAALHRVENHAHYAGLDDVFGIAATYATAIARGHVFNDANKRTGLTCALTYMERQGISIPRLADLEDLMVDVADGSVTSEELAEYFSAIWELSLSR, via the coding sequence TTGCTGGATCTCGACTATGTCATCACGATCCACGACGAGATCATCCGGGATCTCGGCGGTCTCGGTGGATTCGCGCATGCTGGTCGGGGCGGTGTCGAAGCCGCCCTGCACCGAGTCGAAAATCATGCCCATTACGCAGGTCTCGATGACGTGTTCGGCATCGCCGCGACTTATGCCACCGCGATCGCGCGCGGGCATGTGTTCAATGATGCAAACAAGCGCACCGGCCTTACTTGCGCATTAACGTATATGGAACGGCAGGGTATCTCGATTCCTCGCCTCGCCGATCTCGAAGACCTCATGGTCGACGTTGCGGATGGCAGCGTAACGAGTGAAGAACTGGCCGAGTATTTCAGTGCGATCTGGGAATTGTCGCTATCCCGCTGA
- a CDS encoding D-2-hydroxyacid dehydrogenase produces the protein MFSVSSPAKIVFLDRATLSPQTTLKPFPFPHELHAFERTAAHEVAARIADADIVVTNKVRLDAAALADAPRVRMIAIAATGTDIVDINACASRGIVVSNIRGYAVRTVPEHTFALIFALRRSLVAYRDAVRAGRWLDSGQFCFFDHPIRDLAGSTLGIVGDGVLGRAVAGMARALDMRVLFAAHGDAAGDGYVPLDTLLRDSDVITLHCPFTPATRHLIDASAFARMARRPLLINTARGGLVDESALVDALQSGQIAGAGFDVVTQEPLPDAHPFHAILSHPAFILTPHVAWASDEAMQALADQLVDNVAAFVAGEPRHVV, from the coding sequence ATGTTTTCCGTTTCCTCTCCCGCGAAGATCGTGTTTCTCGACCGCGCGACGTTGTCGCCGCAGACCACGCTGAAGCCGTTCCCGTTTCCGCACGAATTGCATGCGTTCGAACGGACGGCCGCGCACGAAGTCGCCGCGCGCATTGCCGATGCGGACATCGTCGTGACCAACAAGGTGCGGCTCGACGCGGCGGCACTCGCCGACGCGCCGCGCGTGCGGATGATCGCGATCGCCGCGACGGGCACCGACATCGTCGATATCAATGCATGCGCGTCACGCGGAATCGTCGTGAGCAACATTCGCGGGTATGCGGTCCGCACGGTGCCGGAGCACACCTTCGCGCTGATCTTCGCGCTGCGCCGCAGCCTCGTCGCGTACCGCGACGCGGTGCGTGCGGGACGCTGGCTCGACAGCGGGCAATTCTGCTTCTTCGATCATCCGATCCGCGACCTGGCCGGCTCGACGCTCGGAATCGTCGGCGACGGCGTGCTCGGGCGCGCGGTGGCCGGCATGGCGCGCGCGCTCGACATGCGCGTGCTGTTCGCGGCGCACGGCGATGCGGCCGGCGACGGCTACGTGCCGCTCGACACGCTGCTGCGCGACAGCGACGTGATCACGCTGCACTGCCCGTTCACGCCTGCGACGCGGCACTTGATCGACGCGAGCGCATTCGCGCGGATGGCGCGCCGGCCGCTGCTGATCAATACCGCGCGCGGCGGGCTCGTCGACGAAAGCGCGCTGGTCGACGCATTGCAGTCGGGGCAGATCGCGGGCGCGGGGTTCGACGTGGTCACGCAGGAGCCGCTGCCGGACGCGCATCCGTTTCACGCGATCCTGTCGCATCCGGCGTTCATTCTGACGCCGCATGTCGCATGGGCGAGCGACGAAGCGATGCAGGCGCTGGCAGATCAGCTCGTCGACAACGTCGCCGCGTTTGTCGCTGGCGAACCGCGGCATGTGGTGTGA
- a CDS encoding DUF4148 domain-containing protein, whose protein sequence is MKTALSLLVLAAAIATPAVSFAQTANAPVTHAEVVAQLRQLEQAGYKPLKGQYPDDIQAAEARVAQASGVDPDVGASTGSGRPALSATAPGAAGRGR, encoded by the coding sequence ATGAAAACCGCCCTTTCCCTGCTCGTCCTCGCCGCCGCAATCGCGACGCCGGCCGTCTCGTTTGCGCAGACGGCCAACGCACCTGTTACGCACGCCGAAGTCGTCGCGCAGTTGCGCCAGCTCGAACAGGCCGGTTACAAGCCGCTGAAGGGCCAGTACCCGGACGATATCCAGGCTGCCGAAGCGCGCGTCGCGCAAGCGTCGGGTGTCGATCCGGATGTCGGTGCGTCGACCGGGTCGGGTCGTCCGGCGCTGTCGGCAACCGCGCCTGGCGCGGCCGGTCGCGGGCGCTGA
- a CDS encoding ABC transporter substrate-binding protein: protein MNTTTIARRVRRTALALGVTLSAAAAVAAPVSLNIVDVAGNLQLTQKAIEAFKEKNPNLVSNVTFTNAPAPQLPGKIKAMQAAGRSDIDLVLTGTDALAAGIEQNLWQKLLPDNAAALPGVLDKYAPGPRKMQDLAQGFGLEVAYMPAGPLLEYNPAKVADPPKTPDQLLAWCKAHPNKLIYARPANSGPGRTFLMGLPYVLGDKNPQDPINGWDKTWAFLKALNDCVPYYPGGTSAVMKELGEGTRDMTVTVTGWDLNPRALGIVPAEFKVQAFDNMTWVNDAHYMVIPKGVPKDKLDVLFKLMNFLLEPAQQAMTYDDGYFYPGPAVKGVTLEMAPAHSQEVIRKFGRPEYAKLLADRPHVQPLNAQAMVAAFQKWDREIGSQKSK, encoded by the coding sequence ATGAACACAACCACGATCGCGCGCCGGGTCCGCCGAACCGCACTCGCGCTGGGCGTCACGCTGTCCGCCGCAGCGGCCGTTGCCGCGCCGGTGTCGCTGAACATCGTCGACGTCGCGGGCAACCTGCAGCTCACGCAGAAGGCCATCGAAGCGTTCAAGGAAAAGAATCCGAACCTCGTGTCGAACGTCACGTTCACGAATGCGCCCGCGCCGCAGTTGCCGGGCAAGATCAAGGCGATGCAGGCGGCAGGCCGCTCGGATATCGACCTCGTACTGACCGGCACCGACGCGCTGGCCGCCGGCATCGAACAGAACCTGTGGCAGAAACTCCTGCCCGACAACGCGGCCGCGCTCCCCGGCGTGCTCGACAAGTACGCGCCCGGCCCGCGCAAGATGCAGGATCTCGCACAGGGCTTCGGCCTCGAAGTCGCGTACATGCCGGCCGGACCGCTGCTCGAATACAACCCGGCGAAGGTCGCCGATCCGCCGAAGACGCCCGACCAGCTGCTCGCGTGGTGCAAGGCGCACCCGAACAAGCTGATCTATGCGCGCCCGGCGAACTCGGGCCCCGGCCGCACGTTCCTGATGGGGCTGCCGTACGTGCTCGGCGACAAGAACCCGCAGGACCCGATCAACGGCTGGGATAAAACCTGGGCGTTCCTGAAGGCGTTGAACGACTGCGTGCCGTACTACCCGGGCGGCACGTCGGCGGTGATGAAGGAGCTCGGCGAAGGCACGCGCGACATGACCGTGACCGTCACCGGCTGGGATCTCAACCCGCGCGCGCTCGGCATCGTGCCGGCCGAGTTCAAGGTCCAGGCGTTCGACAACATGACGTGGGTCAACGACGCGCACTACATGGTGATCCCGAAAGGCGTGCCGAAGGACAAGCTCGACGTGCTGTTCAAGCTGATGAACTTCCTGCTCGAACCGGCTCAGCAGGCGATGACCTACGACGACGGTTACTTCTATCCGGGCCCGGCGGTGAAGGGCGTGACGCTCGAGATGGCGCCCGCGCACAGCCAGGAGGTGATCCGCAAGTTCGGCCGCCCCGAATACGCGAAGCTGCTCGCGGATCGCCCGCACGTGCAGCCGCTCAACGCGCAGGCGATGGTCGCCGCGTTCCAGAAGTGGGATCGCGAGATCGGTTCGCAGAAGTCGAAGTGA
- a CDS encoding ABC transporter ATP-binding protein → MKHSFDRLRLDGVCRSFTNAQGAQVAALDGLDLEIRRGEFIALLGPSGCGKSTALNCIAGLQPLTRGGIWLDDTRIDVLPPERRGFGMVFQNYALFPHMSVLDNVGFGLKMRGVPKQETRRRAQQALELVQLVGHEGKLPGQLSGGQQQRVAIARAIVIEPPLVLMDEPLSNLDTKLRIEMRAEIRRIHTQLERATIYVTHDQDEALSMADRIVVMKEGVVQQVASPKDVYTRPHNLHVARFMGYRNVLPFTLEGMAGDDVRVAAGGVRLTGVPMAGFDAKDVMLALRPDDIERASEAGDNTFDATVETVEYGGRDSLIRAVTPFGPIWARVAGEFAEGERLRLRVAPSRTLVYPGDAA, encoded by the coding sequence ATGAAGCACAGTTTCGATCGCTTGCGGCTCGACGGCGTGTGCCGCAGCTTCACCAATGCGCAAGGCGCGCAGGTCGCCGCGCTCGACGGGCTCGACCTCGAGATCCGGCGCGGCGAATTCATCGCACTGCTCGGCCCGTCGGGCTGCGGCAAGTCGACCGCGCTGAACTGCATCGCGGGGCTGCAGCCGCTCACGCGCGGCGGCATCTGGCTCGACGACACGCGCATCGACGTGCTGCCGCCCGAGCGCCGCGGCTTCGGGATGGTGTTCCAGAACTACGCGCTGTTTCCGCACATGTCGGTGCTCGACAACGTCGGCTTCGGCCTCAAGATGCGCGGCGTGCCGAAGCAGGAAACGCGGCGGCGCGCGCAGCAGGCTCTCGAACTCGTGCAGCTCGTCGGCCACGAAGGCAAGCTGCCGGGGCAACTGTCGGGCGGGCAGCAGCAGCGCGTCGCGATCGCGCGCGCGATCGTCATCGAGCCGCCGCTCGTGCTGATGGACGAGCCGCTGTCCAACCTCGACACGAAGCTGCGCATCGAGATGCGCGCGGAGATCCGCCGCATCCACACGCAGCTCGAGCGCGCGACGATCTACGTGACGCACGATCAGGACGAGGCGCTGTCGATGGCCGACCGCATCGTCGTGATGAAGGAGGGCGTCGTGCAGCAGGTCGCGTCGCCGAAGGATGTCTATACGCGCCCTCACAACCTGCACGTCGCGCGCTTCATGGGCTATCGCAACGTGCTGCCGTTCACGCTCGAAGGGATGGCCGGCGACGACGTGCGCGTCGCGGCCGGCGGCGTGCGGCTCACGGGCGTGCCGATGGCCGGCTTCGACGCGAAGGACGTCATGCTCGCGCTGCGCCCCGACGACATCGAACGCGCGAGCGAGGCCGGCGACAACACGTTCGACGCGACGGTCGAAACGGTCGAGTACGGCGGCCGCGATTCGCTGATCCGCGCGGTCACGCCGTTCGGCCCGATCTGGGCGCGCGTGGCCGGCGAATTCGCGGAAGGCGAGCGGCTGCGGCTGCGCGTCGCGCCGTCGCGCACGCTCGTCTACCCGGGAGACGCGGCATGA